A genomic segment from Triticum dicoccoides isolate Atlit2015 ecotype Zavitan chromosome 1A, WEW_v2.0, whole genome shotgun sequence encodes:
- the LOC119361879 gene encoding uncharacterized protein LOC119361879, whose translation MELPPLKLNVARGEEDRISALPDELLLRILERLGLRRAVRAGTVSKRWRHLPHQLSFVTLDVRCFRRATLGETMDAFTAALTSVCAQRNCECQRGRVMAMKAICLRFFLSASHLSSIGSAVEDVVSHGKTRRLAFQVSPPPGVNSFPQIPEMGQQFMSFSRAHQPAFQCLTRLRLKSLAFGDSDVAALIAASDKLEHLNMNSCGLVDQRHVLKIDTPCSVIQELEFKRFHCKRIHLISVPRLRTVLCHSWRSNNPPMRFGYVPQLRQVNLACKAKAWQVPFLLSRCFSRRSANNLLKLHLNFRHQMIWIRPEHPKHLTAIFRNLAEVSFSGIFPECDLSWTLFILQVAPALHKFTLSRERHACDIPSEDSAEKTNVVWEPSKDLKHLKLKLLRMYGFEDEDKVTNYIRLVMERAVGLKRIELRGEVPCEKCDAIYPRRSQVDKGRRRRIKERLTHESSSNMGMIMLVAAMPAR comes from the exons ATGGAGCTGCCGCCGCTCAAGCTCAACGTCGCCCGAGGCGAGGAGGACAGGATCAGCGCACTTCCCGACGAGCTCCTCCTCCGGATCCTCGAGCGGCTCGGCCTGCGCCGGGCGGTCCGCGCCGGCACGGTCTCCAAGCGGTGGCGGCACCTCCCTCACCAGCTCTCGTTCGTGACACTCGACGTCCGCTGCTTCCGCCGCGCCACGCTGGGCGAAACCATGGACGCCTTCACGGCCGCTTTGACGTCCGTCTGTGCTCAGCGCAACTGCGAGTGCCAGCGCGGCCGTGTCATGGCCATGAAGGCCATCTGCCTCCGCTTCTTCCTGTCGGCCTCTCATCTGAGCTCCATCGGCAGCGCCGTCGAGGATGTCGTCAGCCATGGCAAGACCAGACGCCTCGCCTTCCAAGTATCCCCGCCCCCCGGGGTGAACTCCTTCCCGCAGATCCCCGAGATGGGGCAGCAATTCATGTCCTTCTCCCGCGCCCACCAGCCGGCCTTCCAGTGCCTCACCAGGCTACGCCTCAAGAGCCTTGCGTTCGGGGACTCTGACGTCGCCGCCCTCATCGCTGCCTCCGATAAGCTCGAGCATCTCAACATGAACTCCTGCGGACTGGTCGATCAGCGCCACGTGCTAAAGATTGACACACCGTGTTCTGTGATCCAGGAGCTCGAGTTTAAGCGCTTTCATTGCAAGCGCATCCACCTCATCTCCGTCCCCAGGCTCAGGACGGTGCTGTGCCATTCTTGGCGCTCCAACAACCCTCCGATGCGCTTTGGCTACGTTCCACAGCTTCGTCAAGTCAACCTCGCCTGTAAGGCCAAGGCGTGGCAGGTGCCATTCTTGCTCAGCCGGTGCTTCTCAAGGAGGAGTGCAAATAACCTGTTGAAATTGCATCTCAATTTTCGCCACCAAATG ATATGGATTCGGCCGGAACATCCCAAGCATCTCACTGCCATATTCAGAAATCTGGCCGAAGTGTCTTTTTCTGGTATCTTCCCTGAGTGTGATCTGAGCTGGACCCTATTTATCCTCCAAGTTGCACCTGCCCTGCACAAGTTTACA TTATCTCGAGAGCGGCATGCATGTGACATACCGTCTGAGGACAGTGCCGAGAAGACCAACGTGGTGTGGGAACCATCCAAGGATTTGAAGCACCTAAAGTTGAAGTTGCTCCGGATGTACGGTTTTGAGGATGAAGACAAGGTGACAAACTACATAAGGCTAGTCATGGAGCGAGCTGTGGGGCTGAAGAGAATCGAGTTGCGTGGTGAAGTCCCATGCGAGAAATGCGATGCCATTTACCCAAGGAGATCCCAGGTGGATAAAGGTCGCAGGCGTCGGATCAAGGAGCGACTCACACATGAATCCTCCTCGAACATGGGGATGATAATGCTCGTAGCAGCTATGCCCGCGCGATAG